The segment aaaccatgcaaccaagcaccctgtcaagtctcctcctgaacacatccagtgatggtgactccaccacctccctgggcagcccattccaatggccaatcactctctctgtgtagaacttgcccctaacctccagcctaaacctcccctggtgcagcttgagactgtgccctcttgttctggtgctggttgcctgggaaaagagaccaacctccgcctggctacaacctcccttcaggtagttgtagagagcaaagaaagaaaacatgtttCAAGAAAACTTGGGTGTAATTAGGCATTTAAATGTCCATAATTAAAAGCTTTTGTGGTGTTTAAAATTAACCTAGCTTGTGTGATGTCACAGAAACAATACACAAGCGGAGAGCTGCAAAGGAAGCTTTTTCTCCCTACATTCCTTCTTACACAGAAGCATGTATTGTCTGCTTACAGAAATGTTAGTTGAGTAACAGGCTTATGTTTATTGCTAATTCCTTCTCAGAAAAATAAGTCAGTATTCTTAAGATCATTCTAGCTGTCTTTCTTCCAGTAAGGTTCTAAGGGTTTTGCTCTGAATGTCAGTCTCTATTACTCTTGACTGTTTCTTCATGGTGTTTTTATTACTGCTTTCTGAGGCGGGAAGGCAAAGTGTGAGGTAAAAGAAGTATAAAGTAAAGATGTTAGGTGTCAAGTAAGCATATGAAATAGCATTATAATCTTCCTTTTAACTTGGGTAAGACAGCTTGCTACAAAATTCTCTCTGCTAAGTGTAATACACATCACACCACAGTAAAGCCAGTGTTTCACTCAAAAGCAAATTAGACATTAACTCCTAAGTGAAGCTGGGTGGGTGGGGCTCTGTGCAATATCCATTCTTGCCAGAAAAACTTAGCTATCTGAAAAGTTGAGTGCTTCCAATTGAAAGTTACTCCTGATCCAAAACTTTACCACATTTTAAAAACCTCTAAGTTTGGTGTAATTCTGTTGATTTTTGGATAGTGTTGGTTAAAAAAAGACCTTTCTGAAAGTCATTAGTTATTGTCTAGCCTTTCTTTACAGCTTTCCCTGTAAAACCATTCCTGATCTTGAGCCCCACAAATCCCAAGTTAGGGCTTTCCAAAGGCAATGCACAGAGGAGGAGTCTGCATGCAAGCCTGGGTCTCCATGCAGTGGCATCTTCATTGTTACTCTGTCATTCTGTGTGAGCTTTGTAAATGCTATCCTGTTCAGGGCTCATACAGTTTCATCTATTTTTCTGTGTGCTATCACAAATAAAAATTTCCCAGGTATGACCACCAGTCCTACTCACCTGACCAATACCAGTCAGCCCACCAACACTGCTGTGTCTGTCACCTTCACATCTCACAACCAGACAACAGGACCCACCACAGCTTCATCAGTCACATCCCAACCCAATATCCCAGTGGTGACCACGTCCAAGATTTCTTTCACTTCTATAACAGGTGAGTTCACATTTCAGGAAGCTCATGAAGTCTTGTGTACATGTTGATATGTGTTGTACAATTGTAGTTTTACAATGGCAGTGTTAGAGTTGTGTAGCAAAGGAGGCATTTGCTGGAAAACTAGAGTAAAGTGGGAGGCTTATTGTTGAGTTGGCTACAGTAATGTTGCTCTGACATTCTACTTACTTAAATAAGGCTTCACTTAACCTGAGAAATAAAGTAAATGTGAGCAGTCTGAACCAGCAGCCACCACCAAGGCAATTAGCAGCATTAGGAAAAAGCCTGGCACAACTTCTGTATTTGTTCAGCTTTCCTACAGCTTACTTGAACTCACCTCTAATACTTCCCTTTTTCTCAGCTGACCTGTGGCTCAAAAGAAATTCTGCTGGCTTGGTAGAAAGACTGTGAGTTCTGTTAGCTACATCTGTGGTGTTGTAATTCATATTATCCTTAATGGAGGATAGGGTATGACTATGAATGAATCATACTTCATGTGAAAGTTGCCACACAGAGTTTGACAGTACCCTTTAATACAAAACCAGCCAGTGCAGAATTCAGTATTTCCTTGCAGTTAGGTGCTTGTTAGTGCCACTTCATGTTTACACTTCTGAAGAGATCTGTTGCTCACATGGCAGTGCAGTGTTACTGGATAGGTGAAGCTGTCATCAGCAGAGCTGTTAGCTGGCTACATAATGCTCCCTGTGGCAGCTACAAATAGAGATGGATACAGACTGGTTATTTTCATGGGAGTCTGTAGCAGATGGAACCAGTTTTCACACAGAAACTGCTATAGCTTATCTGAGGTCATGTTATCTATGTTAATATTTGTGTTGGGCTGCAGAGCTAATCTGACTTGGAGAGCAAGGGTACAATTCCATGAGACCATAGTTCATTGCCACCAGATGTATTTTACACCCACCACTGACTGGGTATGCTCAGCTGACTTAAAACCaactttcttttctgcttgAGTTAATCTCAGGCCAGCTTAGTGAGTTAAGTTGGTTCATGAAGAACATAAAAAACACTAGCTCTAGCCTAAGAAGGGCAGAAACTGTATGTgtagaaggaagggaaagcaggaaggaaataaggcaggggaaagagggaggtggaagggagagggggcagTCAGTCTTTCAGCAACAGCAAGTAGTTggatcagctgctcctgcatcaCCAGAATTTGACACTTAAAACCAGAGCTCTAGGTTTCTGGTTTCTTGGCTGATATCTTGCCAGCGGATCTATTTCAGATTTGTCTAATTGGGTATTTAGATGATATGTCAATGAGAGGGAAAGATACATAGAGGAGTTCCTCAAAACACAATTTTGCAAGCTCTGTAAAAAgtgtgctttgttttcttctttcagctACATCTAaatctgaggctgctggagccaaaACCTCTAGATTTGATGTGGGCAGTTTTGTAGGTGGCATTGTGCTGACACTTGGAGTCCTAGTTGTTCTCTACATTGGGTGCAAAACCTATCACTCTAGAAGAGGCATTCAGTACAGAACCATGTAAGTTCCCAAGGGATTATCCCTTGTCAGTTTATTGCTTTCTTCAGGGGAACAAGGGCAAACACAAAGAATGAACTCTGATACATAGATTTGTTTAATATATATTAATGTCATTAAAAGATTGAACTGTGGTGTCTTGTCTTTCATCCCTTTGGATATTCCTCATTATTACTATGCCTGTCTTagtttcatagtatcagtcagggttggaaaggaccacaaggatcatctagttccaacccccctgccatgggcaggaacaccccacactagatcaggctggccagagcttcatccagcctggtcttaaacacctccagggacagggcctcaaccacctccctggacaacccattccagggcttcaccactctcatggggaagaacttcctcctcacatccagcctgaatctccccacctccagcttcattccattccccctagtcctatcactacctgatatcctgagaagtccctccccagccttcctgtaggcccccttcagatactggaaggctacaatgaggtcacctcggagccttctcttctccagactgaacagccccaactctatcagtctgtcctcacaggagaggtgctccagccctctgctcatcctcgtggcccttctctggatatgctccagcacctccacatccctcttgtcataggggctccagaactggacacagtactccaggtggggtctcaccagagctgagcagagggagagaatcacctcccttgacctgctcgccacacttcttttgatgcagcccaggatctgatttgctttccgggctgcaagtgcacactgagagctcatgttgagcttctcgtccaccagcacccccaagtctctctcctcagggctgctttccagccagtcactgcccactGTCTTCTGTATTACTTTATTTTATgttgggttgttggttgtttttttttcccctttgatccattaatataaaataattttgtgttgtgctggatgttaggaaattcttcatagaaagagtgattggccactggaatgggctgcccagggaggtggtggagtcaccatcattggaggtgtttaggagtagactggatggggttcttggtgccagggtgtagttgattagatggtgttgggtgataggttggactcgatgatctcaaaggtcttttccaacctggttaattctattctgtttcttttctattctaacttcaggctgggctcagagagcATTGTGACTCCCAGATCAATGTGCCCTTCTCAGCAAGATGTCTTCTCTTCACATAATAATCTTCTTACAGTAGTTGTGTTGCTGTTTTTCATGTTGCTTATTCTGGAGAACATTCATTAGCTGTGTTTCTATTACAGTGATGAACATGATGCCATCATTTAGAGAGACTTCAGGGAAGACTGGTGGAAACTCACCCTGTCTATCACAGCTGTTGTAAAGTACTTCTGAAAGAGTGCCTTTCATAAAGATGATCCCAGCCTCTAAGCCTTTCTTGGGTGTGATCCTGCAGAACTCTTTAAACATCCTGATTTC is part of the Dryobates pubescens isolate bDryPub1 chromosome 10, bDryPub1.pri, whole genome shotgun sequence genome and harbors:
- the TMEM123 gene encoding porimin, which encodes MRLLTDACGTLQAAALLLLLLRVPGSRNEEMDNSNSTVPINATSGHKLQGNDSLPVTSSTHPTTSTVGMTTSPTHLTNTSQPTNTAVSVTFTSHNQTTGPTTASSVTSQPNIPVVTTSKISFTSITATSKSEAAGAKTSRFDVGSFVGGIVLTLGVLVVLYIGCKTYHSRRGIQYRTIDEHDAII